The segment TATACAGTTCGGTTAATAGAAGAGCGATTAGCTGTCGAATTATTTGTTCGATTACACAGGCAGGTTAAATTGACACCGGCTGGTGAGTATTTTGTCGAAGAAGCGCGCAAACTTATTAAACAGATGGATACCATTAAATATCAAACCCAACGGGTAGCGAATGGTTGGTCAGAAAATGTTTCTGTTGCGCTTGATACTGTGGTTCGCCAAAGTCGAGTTAATACCCTAGTTCGAGATTTCTATTTACATTTCCCTGATGTAGAGCTGCATCTGACAATGGAAGTGTTTAACGGGGTATGGGATGCCTTAGCTGATGGGCGGGCTGATATTGCCATTGGCGCCACTGCTGCTGTGCCAATTGGTGGCAGCTTTGATTATCGTGATATGGGCGTTTTAACGTGGAAGTTTGTGGTATCGCCAGATCATCCTTTAGCAATGGCATCGCATCCGTTAGAGCCTTCGGAATTAGCGCAATATCCAGCGATTTGTTTAGAAGATACCTCTCGAACTTTACCTAAACGAACAACTTGGCTAATGGATAACCAACGTCGGATCATGGTGCCAAGTTGGCACAGTGCATTTCAATGTTTACAGGCTGGATTAGGCATTTCTGTTGTTCCTAGTCATATGGCTATCAGTAAAATTGAATCAGGAGAGCTGGTGGAAAAAGAGCTCGCGGTGAAGCCTTCAATGAGTCCCTGTTGTTTAGCATGGAATACAGAAACTTTGAGCCCAGCTGTCAGTTGGTTACTCGATTACTTAGGCGACAGTGAGCAGCTTCATCATGAATGGATGCGTTAATAAGGTGATATTAATTCCATTGATAATACCCACAAAGAATATGATGTGTTTTGTAAGAATTGTTTAATAAATGCAATGTAGCTTGCTCGCATTCAATAAAAACAGCGAGTTAGCAATGTCTATTTTAAAACCCACTTTAATTGCATCATCTTTACTTCTTTCTTTAAGTGTTCATGCAGCAGATGCGCCGAAATATGTTTTCTTTATGATTGGTGACGGTATGGGCACAGCCCAACGTCAGATCAGTGAATATTATTTGCAGCAACAAAATGGGGATGAGACACAACGTTTAGCCATTAATGCAATGCCTGTAGCAGGCATTATTACGACTCATTCAGCCAATACTTTAGTGACTGATTCAGCTGCTGCGGGTACAGCATTAGCAACGGGTGTAAAAACGGATAATGGCGTTATTGCAATGGATCCAGAAGGGCATAAGTTACGCTCAACGTTGGATGCAGCTAAAGAAAAGGGGATGGCAACAGGTATTGTTACCACCACACGTTTAACACATGCAACACCAGCCACCTTTGTAGCCAAAAACATTAGCCGTGATAACGAAAACGAAATTGCCAATGATTACCTAGCATCGAATGTCGATTTCTTTGCAGGTGGTGGCTATCGTCACTTTATTAATGGTGAAGGCAGTAAACGTAAAGATGGTAAGAACCTTGTTGATGGGTTCAAACAAAAAGGGTACCACACTTTTGTTGGTGCTGATTCTTCGGCGGATTTCTTAGCATTCCATCCAACGAACTCACAAAAGGTTTTTGCATCTTTTGCATCATCACACCTTCCTTATGAAATTGATCGTAAGAAAGATCTTGGTACGCCATCTCTAGCGCAAATGACGTCAAAAGCGATCGAAACATTGAAGTACGATCCTGACGGTTTCTTCATGTTGGTAGAAGGTGGTCGAATTGATCACGCGGCACATGCTAATGATGTATCAACGGTGATTCAAGATACCATCGCATTCGATCAAGCGGTAAAAGCGGCAGTAGATTTTTATGAACACCATAAAGATGAAACGCTAATTATTGTAGCGGGCGATCATGAAACCGGTGGTATGGGCTTAGGCTTAGGTGAAAACTATTTTGTACAGTTAGATAAGCTAAAAGGCGTTGATGAGTCTATCGAAGATAAGCTTCAAGGTGTTTATAACGGCGATCGTAAAGCCTTCATGAAGCATATCGATGAGCATTTTGGTTTGAAGTTGCTGACTAAGGAAGAGCAGAAAACCTTAAACCATGCGATGGATATCGATGACGAACTTCGTGCTAAAAATATCACCGATTTTGACGGTTACAGCACGCATAATGACGCGACTTATGGCGGTTATGATCCGGTAGCTATCGCTGTAGCGCACATCACTTCACAACGAGCAGGTGTTTACTGGACAAGCTATGCGCATACCGCGACGCAATTACCACTTTCTGCAGTCGGTGTCGGTGCTGAGAAATTTGGCAATTTTGAGGATAACACCCAAGTGGCGAAAACATTAGCGACATTAATGAACGTAAAAATTGGTAGTTAGGTATTAATTTTTAGGTAAAGGCTGTCTTGGACAGCCTTTTTTCGTGGTTTTTAAAGCAGTTGGAAACAAACATGCGCGGTGTGATTTTAGCCTTTATCGTTCTTCTAGTGACGTGTTGTGAAATGTTTAGTCAAGGTGTGACAGGATCTGACTATAAAGTCGGTGAAGTAACTGCGGTTAATAACAGCAAGGTCACAATTATTGGTAGTAATCGTCTGGGAGAGCAGGCGTTAGATTTAACGCTGAGTAATGATAAAAAAGTCGTTGCTTATAATTTGATAAATGGTGCGATGGAATATGATGAATATTATCAGGTTGGCGATCGCGTTTTAGTTGCGATAGCGAATAATGATCACACACGTACAAGGGTGATATCTCGTTATCGCCTTCCTGCATTAATCGGTTTAGC is part of the Photobacterium angustum genome and harbors:
- the punR gene encoding DNA-binding transcriptional activator PunR, giving the protein MFSYNDLQVIDVVARRGSFSAAAEELHKVPSAISYTVRLIEERLAVELFVRLHRQVKLTPAGEYFVEEARKLIKQMDTIKYQTQRVANGWSENVSVALDTVVRQSRVNTLVRDFYLHFPDVELHLTMEVFNGVWDALADGRADIAIGATAAVPIGGSFDYRDMGVLTWKFVVSPDHPLAMASHPLEPSELAQYPAICLEDTSRTLPKRTTWLMDNQRRIMVPSWHSAFQCLQAGLGISVVPSHMAISKIESGELVEKELAVKPSMSPCCLAWNTETLSPAVSWLLDYLGDSEQLHHEWMR
- a CDS encoding alkaline phosphatase produces the protein MSILKPTLIASSLLLSLSVHAADAPKYVFFMIGDGMGTAQRQISEYYLQQQNGDETQRLAINAMPVAGIITTHSANTLVTDSAAAGTALATGVKTDNGVIAMDPEGHKLRSTLDAAKEKGMATGIVTTTRLTHATPATFVAKNISRDNENEIANDYLASNVDFFAGGGYRHFINGEGSKRKDGKNLVDGFKQKGYHTFVGADSSADFLAFHPTNSQKVFASFASSHLPYEIDRKKDLGTPSLAQMTSKAIETLKYDPDGFFMLVEGGRIDHAAHANDVSTVIQDTIAFDQAVKAAVDFYEHHKDETLIIVAGDHETGGMGLGLGENYFVQLDKLKGVDESIEDKLQGVYNGDRKAFMKHIDEHFGLKLLTKEEQKTLNHAMDIDDELRAKNITDFDGYSTHNDATYGGYDPVAIAVAHITSQRAGVYWTSYAHTATQLPLSAVGVGAEKFGNFEDNTQVAKTLATLMNVKIGS